A single genomic interval of Helianthus annuus cultivar XRQ/B chromosome 13, HanXRQr2.0-SUNRISE, whole genome shotgun sequence harbors:
- the LOC110926985 gene encoding uncharacterized protein LOC110926985, whose product MDSIPSANWVSEIHKMVPDATVWESEITSSIAPSKVFHDFVLAYLEFMAKTFIPKQFGPEVVTLEGDGFGGEAVDYTVKEITSEQMRPMRYTIFGEDIENFSCNYIYSGNTMHLEEMKVIPLVDEGCTLKYKRTYLNEVTEDDVMDHKLSLTQVFNVFEATVV is encoded by the exons ATGGATTCCATTCCTTCTGCTAACTGGGTTTCAGAAATTCACAAGATGGTCCCCGATGCTACTGTTTGGGAATCAGAGATTACTAGCTCGATCGCGCCTTCAAAGGTCTTCCATGACTTTGTTCTCGCGTATTTAGAGTTCATGGCCAAGACCTTCATTCCAAAACAGTTTGGTCCAGAGGTCGTGACCTTGGAAGGCGATGGCTTCGGAGGGGAAGCAGTCGATTATACCGTCAAGGAGATTACATCCG AACAAATGAGGCCAATGAGGTACACGATATTCGGAGAAGATATAGAGAACTTCTCATGCAATTATATATACAGTGGAAACACAATGCATTTAGAAGAAATGAAGGTGATACCCTTAGTTGATGAAGGTTGTACACTAAAGTATAAAAGGACCTATCTTAACGAAGTCACAGAAGATGATGTCATGGACCATAAGCTTTCACTTACTCAAGTTTTCAATGTCTTTGAGGCCACTGTTGTTTAG